From Zingiber officinale cultivar Zhangliang chromosome 5B, Zo_v1.1, whole genome shotgun sequence, the proteins below share one genomic window:
- the LOC121986005 gene encoding uncharacterized protein LOC121986005 isoform X1, translating to MTRSAAAPALSLVYPSLASTPLPSKGKGLFRASSLPSPKPRTKRPNYLRLKTLIPNPQPLQTPPPPPLQTHEPWVVVLEEEVNAVEHVVQEVDAAEVVEDAPVATVGIDPAADLQVLPREAFGIALRFAALVAVQTMVAVWFLGGVGGEEGNGSGNRKVEEGRVGSAASQVAEFQKILEIRAMAKEARETERRELSEDSGVQGELSKKISSLRKRSPKVILDENGFSVSLPLPSKNVDEEMDGKKLKSKQNTDIKKLNYKRKGGFLKSIRKSENIPKGFGGSGKKQEPGKGSNGGVHQIAEEAAWHHEQANTHASEMAQSMHDIMDDVAVSGQEAVRQVSKGTNSTNDIAETFRKNKKSSKEITRISSLETAKVDKPRRNLHAERIDDRSFVNKDKQNQLNFLNNPWWLKLPYVLGILLRRGSNGRGPEGLYSLEANPSLGEESASYTIVFQDRGDAMNFCFLLESFFEDLGDVSADVVPLTIQELTEVLNLDALKLLVLRKGQIRLYAGLPLTEVETEIRSLLN from the exons ATGACTCGATCTGCTGCGGCGCCCGCGCTCTCCCTGGTTTATCCTTCTCTGGCCTCCACTCCTCTGCCCTCCAAAGGCAAAGGGCTCTTCAGAGCATCTTCCCTCCCCTCGCCCAAGCCACGGACCAAACGCCCCAATTATCTCCGCCTCAAGACCCTAATTCCCAATCCCCAGCCACTCCAAACCCCTCCTCCACCGCCGCTGCAGACCCATGAGCCCTGGGTTGTGGTTCTCGAAGAGGAGGTTAACGCTGTCGAACATGTGGTACAGGAAGTCGACGCCGCAGAGGTGGTCGAGGATGCGCCGGTGGCGACGGTGGGGATCGACCCCGCTGCCGACCTTCAGGTGCTCCCTCGAGAAGCCTTCGGTATAGCGCTACGCTTCGCGGCGCTTGTAGCGGTACAGACTATGGTTGCGGTCTGGTTTTTGGGCGGCGTCGGAGGCGAGGAGGGGAACGGCTCTGGCAACCGGAAAGTCGAGGAAGGCAGGGTTGGGAGTGCAGCGAGCCAAGTAGCGGAGTTTCAGAAGATCCTGGAGATTAGAGCGATGGCTAAGGAGGCGAGGGAGACTGAAAGGAGGGAGCTTTCCGAAGACAGTGGAGTCCAGGGCGAGTTAAGCAAAAAGATTAGTAGTTTGAGAAAGAGATCTCCGAAGGTCATCTTGGACGAGAATGGATTTTCTGTGTCTCTGCCGCTGCCCTCCAAGAATGTGGATGAGGAAATGGATGGAAAGAAGCTCAAATCCAAGCAGAACACGGATATAAAAAAATTGAACTACAAGAGAAAGGGTGGTTTTTTGAAATCCATAAGGAAATCTGAAAATATTCCGAAAGGATTTGGTGGATCGGGAAAAAAGCAAGAGCCTGGCAAAGGAAGCAACG GTGGTGTTCACCAGATTGCTGAAGAAGCTGCATGGCATCATGAACAAGCCAACACCCATGCTTCTGAGATGGCCCAAAGCATGCATGATATCATGGATGATGTGGCTGTCTCAGGTCAAGAGGCAGTTAGACAAGTTAGTAAAG GAACCAATTCCACCAATGACATTGCTGAGACCTTCCGAAAGAATAAGAAAAGTTCCAAAGAAATTACTAGAATAAGTTCCTTGGAGACTGCGAAAGTTGATAAACCAAGGCGCAATTTACATGCTGAAAGGATTGATGACAGATCATTTGTCAATAAAGACAAACAAAACCAGTTGAATTTTTTAAACAATCCTTGGTGGCTAAAACTGCCATATGTTCTA ggtattctTCTTCGGAGAGGATCTAATGGTAGGGGCCCTGAAGGGCTTTATTCTTTGGAGGCAAATCCCTCATTAGGTGAGGAAAGTGCTTCTTATACCATTGTGTTCCAAGATCGTGGTGATGCTATGAATTTCTGCTTCTTATTGGAGTCCTTTTTTGAAGATCTGGGAGATGTTAGTGCTGATGTGGTTCCACTGACAATCCAA GAACTTACAGAGGTACTAAATTTGGATGCTTTAAAGCTACTTGTGTTGAGAAAGGGACAGATTCGTCTATATGCTGGCCTGCCTCTCACCGAAGTTGAGACCGAGATACGCTCTTTATTGAACTAA
- the LOC121986005 gene encoding uncharacterized protein LOC121986005 isoform X2, with translation MTRSAAAPALSLVYPSLASTPLPSKGKGLFRASSLPSPKPRTKRPNYLRLKTLIPNPQPLQTPPPPPLQTHEPWVVVLEEEVNAVEHVVQEVDAAEVVEDAPVATVGIDPAADLQVLPREAFGIALRFAALVAVQTMVAVWFLGGVGGEEGNGSGNRKVEEGRVGSAASQVAEFQKILEIRAMAKEARETERRELSEDSGVQGELSKKISSLRKRSPKVILDENGFSVSLPLPSKNVDEEMDGKKLKSKQNTDIKKLNYKRKGGFLKSIRKSENIPKGFGGSGKKQEPGKGSNGGVHQIAEEAAWHHEQANTHASEMAQSMHDIMDDVAVSGQEAVRQVSKGTNSTNDIAETFRKNKKSSKEITRISSLETAKVDKPRRNLHAERIDDRSFVNKDKQNQLNFLNNPWWLKLPYVLGILLRRGSNGRGPEGLYSLEANPSLGEESASYTIVFQDRGDAMNFCFLLESFFEDLGDVSADVVPLTIQQRVNLYYPYPVKI, from the exons ATGACTCGATCTGCTGCGGCGCCCGCGCTCTCCCTGGTTTATCCTTCTCTGGCCTCCACTCCTCTGCCCTCCAAAGGCAAAGGGCTCTTCAGAGCATCTTCCCTCCCCTCGCCCAAGCCACGGACCAAACGCCCCAATTATCTCCGCCTCAAGACCCTAATTCCCAATCCCCAGCCACTCCAAACCCCTCCTCCACCGCCGCTGCAGACCCATGAGCCCTGGGTTGTGGTTCTCGAAGAGGAGGTTAACGCTGTCGAACATGTGGTACAGGAAGTCGACGCCGCAGAGGTGGTCGAGGATGCGCCGGTGGCGACGGTGGGGATCGACCCCGCTGCCGACCTTCAGGTGCTCCCTCGAGAAGCCTTCGGTATAGCGCTACGCTTCGCGGCGCTTGTAGCGGTACAGACTATGGTTGCGGTCTGGTTTTTGGGCGGCGTCGGAGGCGAGGAGGGGAACGGCTCTGGCAACCGGAAAGTCGAGGAAGGCAGGGTTGGGAGTGCAGCGAGCCAAGTAGCGGAGTTTCAGAAGATCCTGGAGATTAGAGCGATGGCTAAGGAGGCGAGGGAGACTGAAAGGAGGGAGCTTTCCGAAGACAGTGGAGTCCAGGGCGAGTTAAGCAAAAAGATTAGTAGTTTGAGAAAGAGATCTCCGAAGGTCATCTTGGACGAGAATGGATTTTCTGTGTCTCTGCCGCTGCCCTCCAAGAATGTGGATGAGGAAATGGATGGAAAGAAGCTCAAATCCAAGCAGAACACGGATATAAAAAAATTGAACTACAAGAGAAAGGGTGGTTTTTTGAAATCCATAAGGAAATCTGAAAATATTCCGAAAGGATTTGGTGGATCGGGAAAAAAGCAAGAGCCTGGCAAAGGAAGCAACG GTGGTGTTCACCAGATTGCTGAAGAAGCTGCATGGCATCATGAACAAGCCAACACCCATGCTTCTGAGATGGCCCAAAGCATGCATGATATCATGGATGATGTGGCTGTCTCAGGTCAAGAGGCAGTTAGACAAGTTAGTAAAG GAACCAATTCCACCAATGACATTGCTGAGACCTTCCGAAAGAATAAGAAAAGTTCCAAAGAAATTACTAGAATAAGTTCCTTGGAGACTGCGAAAGTTGATAAACCAAGGCGCAATTTACATGCTGAAAGGATTGATGACAGATCATTTGTCAATAAAGACAAACAAAACCAGTTGAATTTTTTAAACAATCCTTGGTGGCTAAAACTGCCATATGTTCTA ggtattctTCTTCGGAGAGGATCTAATGGTAGGGGCCCTGAAGGGCTTTATTCTTTGGAGGCAAATCCCTCATTAGGTGAGGAAAGTGCTTCTTATACCATTGTGTTCCAAGATCGTGGTGATGCTATGAATTTCTGCTTCTTATTGGAGTCCTTTTTTGAAGATCTGGGAGATGTTAGTGCTGATGTGGTTCCACTGACAATCCAA CAAAGAGTCAATTTGTATTATCCATATCCAGTGAAGATCTAA